From the genome of Geothrix sp. 21YS21S-4, one region includes:
- a CDS encoding MFS transporter, whose product MSAEPREDLPHDPYAALRSPSYRGFVLSMGLVTLGLQVQGVVVGWQVYARTGDPLALGLVGLSEALPFLCLALFGGYAADRLNRLRICGATTLGLAFCSFLLWSFSWYFHTGPLARAVWPIYGIIFLTGVVRAFYRPANMALGTDLVPKQLYANGSTWRVAIFHSGMVLGPALGGLIYAWRGPVAAHFVVMILMAGGLLGLLSIRYTPTPVAPKSGSVFASLAEGLRFVFSRRLLLGAISLDLFAVLFGGAVAVLPIFAKEILAVGPAGLGTLRAAPAAGSVLMGFILAHRPPLRHAGRTLLLCVGGFGAAMIAFALSRTFLVSLAVLAVSGAMDNVSVVLRATLLQTLTPDHMLGRVSAVNQVFIGSSNEIGAFESGLMARLLGLVPSVIFGGCMTLLVVGATAWKVPELRRMKRIG is encoded by the coding sequence GTGAGCGCGGAACCGAGAGAGGACCTTCCGCACGATCCCTACGCCGCCCTCCGAAGCCCCAGTTACCGGGGCTTCGTGCTCTCCATGGGCCTCGTGACCCTGGGGCTTCAGGTGCAGGGCGTGGTGGTGGGTTGGCAGGTCTATGCCCGCACGGGGGATCCCCTGGCGCTCGGCTTGGTGGGACTCTCCGAGGCGCTGCCCTTTCTCTGCCTGGCGCTGTTCGGGGGCTACGCCGCCGACCGGCTGAACCGGCTGCGGATCTGCGGCGCCACCACCTTGGGCCTGGCCTTCTGCTCGTTCCTCCTGTGGAGCTTCAGTTGGTACTTCCACACCGGTCCTTTGGCCCGGGCCGTGTGGCCCATCTACGGGATCATCTTCCTGACCGGCGTGGTCCGCGCCTTCTACCGGCCCGCCAACATGGCCCTGGGAACGGATCTGGTGCCCAAGCAGCTCTACGCCAACGGCTCCACCTGGCGCGTGGCCATCTTCCACTCGGGGATGGTGCTGGGACCCGCGCTGGGCGGGCTGATCTACGCCTGGCGCGGCCCCGTGGCGGCGCATTTCGTGGTGATGATCCTGATGGCCGGCGGTCTGCTGGGGCTGCTGTCCATCCGGTACACGCCGACGCCCGTGGCTCCCAAGAGCGGATCGGTGTTCGCGAGCCTGGCCGAAGGGCTCCGCTTCGTGTTCTCCCGCCGCCTGCTGCTGGGCGCCATCAGCCTAGACCTCTTCGCCGTGCTGTTCGGCGGCGCGGTGGCGGTGCTTCCCATCTTCGCGAAGGAAATCCTGGCGGTGGGTCCCGCCGGGCTCGGCACGCTGCGCGCGGCCCCGGCCGCGGGCTCCGTCCTGATGGGCTTCATCCTGGCCCACCGTCCGCCCCTGCGCCACGCGGGCCGGACGCTGCTGCTATGCGTCGGGGGGTTCGGCGCGGCCATGATCGCCTTCGCCCTCAGCCGGACGTTCCTGGTGAGCCTCGCGGTGCTGGCCGTCAGCGGCGCCATGGACAACGTCAGCGTGGTGCTGCGGGCCACGCTGCTGCAGACGCTCACGCCGGACCATATGCTGGGCCGCGTGTCGGCGGTGAACCAGGTGTTCATCGGTTCCAGCAACGAGATCGGCGCCTTCGAGAGCGGGCTCATGGCGCGGCTGCTGGGGCTGGTGCCCTCGGTGATCTTCGGCGGCTGCATGACCCTGCTCGTCGTGGGCGCCACTGCCTGGAAGGTCCCGGAGCTTCGCCGCATGAAGCGGATTGGATAA
- a CDS encoding ABC transporter permease produces the protein MALLEFLKLALFAITRNKMRAFLTMLGIIVGVGAVIAMIGIGEGSKRASLALIENMGSNMLTIFPGAGGNRFGPMAIGSADILLETDPPLIQQELAQSSVVSATAQVQTTRPVIYQNSNYVTQVQGTGPEFLQIRGWDMESGRFFTDAEVRGMAKVCVVGQTVKDNLFPNGEDPVGLTVRVGALPFLVVGVLEKKGAGMFGDQDDLIVAPYTTVMRKIMGRDKIQRIMVSAQDGKAELAEAEVTALLRQRMKVAPKDDNPFQIRKQDDIVQMQTQQAGILTALLAVAASISLVVGGIGISNIMLVSVTERTREIGIRRALGATQRSILWQFLVEAVVLSLLGGIIGIAFAYTAVFILQKFQVPAVTESWAVALGLGFSGVVGVAAGFLPAVKAANLDVIDALRYE, from the coding sequence ATGGCTCTGCTGGAATTCTTGAAGCTGGCCCTCTTCGCCATCACCCGCAACAAGATGCGGGCCTTCCTCACCATGCTGGGGATCATCGTGGGCGTGGGCGCGGTGATCGCCATGATCGGGATCGGCGAGGGCTCCAAGCGGGCCTCCCTCGCCCTGATCGAGAACATGGGCTCCAACATGCTGACCATCTTCCCGGGAGCCGGCGGCAATCGCTTCGGTCCCATGGCCATCGGCAGCGCGGACATTCTCCTGGAGACCGATCCGCCGCTGATCCAGCAGGAGCTGGCCCAGAGCAGCGTGGTCTCGGCCACGGCCCAGGTGCAGACCACCCGCCCGGTGATCTACCAGAACAGCAATTACGTCACCCAGGTCCAGGGAACCGGTCCGGAGTTCCTCCAGATCCGCGGCTGGGACATGGAGAGCGGGCGCTTCTTCACCGACGCGGAAGTCCGCGGCATGGCCAAGGTCTGCGTCGTCGGCCAGACGGTGAAGGACAACCTCTTCCCCAACGGCGAGGATCCGGTCGGGCTCACGGTCCGCGTGGGTGCGCTCCCGTTTCTGGTGGTGGGCGTGCTGGAGAAGAAGGGCGCGGGAATGTTCGGCGATCAGGACGACCTCATCGTGGCCCCGTACACCACTGTGATGCGCAAGATCATGGGCCGCGACAAGATCCAGCGGATCATGGTGAGCGCCCAGGACGGCAAGGCGGAGCTGGCCGAAGCCGAAGTCACGGCTCTCCTCCGCCAGCGGATGAAGGTGGCGCCCAAGGACGACAATCCCTTCCAGATCCGCAAGCAGGACGACATCGTCCAGATGCAGACCCAGCAGGCCGGCATCCTCACCGCGCTCCTCGCCGTGGCGGCCAGCATCTCCCTCGTGGTGGGCGGAATCGGGATCTCCAACATCATGCTGGTGAGCGTCACCGAGCGCACCCGCGAGATCGGGATCCGTCGCGCGCTAGGCGCAACGCAGCGCAGCATCCTGTGGCAGTTCCTGGTGGAGGCGGTGGTGCTGTCGCTGCTGGGCGGCATCATCGGGATCGCCTTCGCGTACACCGCGGTCTTCATCCTGCAGAAGTTCCAGGTGCCCGCCGTGACCGAGTCCTGGGCCGTGGCCCTGGGGCTGGGCTTCTCGGGGGTGGTGGGCGTGGCCGCGGGCTTCCTTCCCGCCGTGAAGGCCGCGAACCTGGATGTCATCGATGCCCTGAGGTACGAGTGA